The DNA window ATTCCGAAACCTAATCTTTCTATAAAAGACGTAAAATAATCACTCCAAGAAAAAGCGACATAAATATTTCCAAAGGAATATTCCATAATCAGCGCCCAACCAATAATCCAAGCGATTAACTCGCCGAAACTGGCATAAGCATAAGTATATGCACTTCCTGCAGTAGGAATTCTACTGGCGAATTCCGCATAAGACATTGCCGTAAAAGCACATGCAATAGCACAAATAATATAGAGGGAAATTACACCAGGTCCGCCTCGGAAAATAGCCTCACCTAAACTACTGAAACTCCCAGCTCCAATGATGGCAGCTAAACCAAAAAATACAATGTCCCAAGTACCGAGAGCTCTAATCAGTTCAGATTTATGCTCTTTTCCAGTGTAATGTTTTCTTCTGAAAAGTTGATTCATTCTTGATTTTTAAAATAACAAAGTAACAAATGTAATTAAAAATCTGAAAAATGTAGATTTATTTGTCTTTTTTATCTCTTTTTTTAGATAAAAAATTTGATTCTTAATCCTTAAAAAACTTGCTTCTACAATAAGTTTTCTGTATTTTCGTTCTAATTATTACAATTCTAATTCATCAAAAATAATGAATCAAAGAAATAAAATTTTATTGCTATCGGCCATTTCATTATCTGGTCTTTCGATGGCTCAACAATCACAATTTTTCGCAGACAAAGAACAATATCGTTTTAACCTTGCCGAAAATCTTTATCAAAATAAAATCTACGCTGCTTCACAATACGAATTTTCTAGACAGTATTTTTTTAATCAAAATTTAGAAAATTCTAAGAAAGAAACTGCCCGTTTTTTCAGCAATGTTATCGGTGTAATTTTAGCTCAAAATCATGCAGAAGACGGTTTAGATGCTTTTATCAAAGATTATCCTAAATCTGCACTTTTTGCTCAGGCGAATTTGCCTTTAGCGGATTATTATTTGGCTAAAAAGGATTTTCCTAAGGCTTTAGAAACGCTTCAAAAAGTCAATCAATATCAATTAGATAAACAGGAAAACACACAGTATATCTTGAAATTGGGATATGCCAAATTCATGACGGGCGATTCTAATGGTGCAATTGATGCATTGGAAGAAGCGTATAAAAATGCCGAAGAAAAAGGTGATATTGCGTATATGCTGGGACATTTATACTATGCGAACCAACAAAACGAAAAGGCTTTTCAGTTTTTCGATGAAATTAAAAATAATGAAAAGTACGCCAAGTTGGTAAAACCGTATTATGTACAGTTGTATTTTAATGAAAAGGACTATGAAAAAGCCATTGTAGAAGGAAATGATTTGCTCCAAGAAGATATTTCTTCAGCTTATAAAGCAGAAGTTCACAAAATTATCGGCGAAAGTTATTTCATGCAAAAGCAATATGCAGAAGCGTATCCTCATTTAAAAGCGTATTTGCAAACCCAACAAAACCCTTCGGAAAGTGATTTGTATGAAATGGGATTTGTAGCGGCAAATCTTCAAAAATTTGATGAGGCGATTTCATATTACAATCAGTTGGTGAATTCTAATTCTGCGTTTTCCCAAAATGCTTATTATCAATTAGGTAACGCCTATTTAGAAGTTGGGAAAAAGCAAGAAGCTTTGGCTGCATTTCGTTCTGCGAAGGAAATGACTTATGATAAAAATGTCTCGAAATTAGCTCACGAACAATACGCCAAATTGAGTTATGACATCGGGAATCCGTTTGAAAGTCCGCAAATTGCTATTAAATCTTACCTCGAAAAATATGGTTATTCTAAAGAATTAGAGCAACTTTTGGTGAAATCTTATTTGTATTCTGGAGATTACAAAGGCACCATAAAAGCCATCGAAGAATTGACTGGAGTTGATTCTCAAACGGAAAAAATCTACCAAGAAGTGCTGTTTTTATACGGAACAGAACTCTTTAACAAAGGCGAACTAGACGCTGCAGAACAGAATTTCAAGAAAAGTTTAAAATACAATCTTAATAAAACCTTCAACTTAAGAGCGCAATATTGGTTGGCGCAGACTTATTATCAAAAAGGAGATTACGCCACTGCAATTTATGGTTTTGAAAAGTTGGATAGAAATGAAGAGGAGTTTCCAGAAAAGCGACAATTGAGCTATGATTTGGGTTATGCTTACTTCAAATCTAAAAATTTTCCAAAAGCTAAAGAATATTTCAAAGAATATCTGAAAAATCCCAAACCAGAGTTTAAATCTGATGCAGAATTGCGTTTAGCAGATACTTATTACGCAGGAAATGAACTGAATGAAGCGATTGCAATTTACAATAAAACAGAAGGTGCCAATGATTACACGCAGTTCCAAAAAGCAATGGCTATTGGTTTTAAAGGTGATACAGAAGCTAAAATCGTTGAATTAAAGAAATTGATTTCCAATTATAAAAACTCTGAATATCAAGATGATGCGTATTATGAATTGGGAACTTCTTATGCTTCGATTGATCAGTTTCAAAATTCTAGTGATGCGTTTTCTCAAGTGATAAAATTGAGCACTGATAAAGATTTGGTTGCCAATGCAGAAATCTACAGAGCGCAGAATTTCGAAGACTTAAACCAACCAGAAAAAGCTTTAGCTGAGTTGAAATCTCTCGGAAATAAATATAAAAATACAGCTTATGCAGAAAAAATTGTTGCCGCAGCAAAACCGATTTATTTGAAAAACGGAGACGCTTCTGGTTACGAATATTTTGCAAAAAACATGGGCGTAAATATTGCTCAAACTGATTTAGACGAAATCAATCTTTCTTTGGCTCAACAACAATTTGCGAAGAAAGAATACGCGAAAGCTATTCCGAATTACGAGAAGTTTTTAACCCAAAATCCAACGGGCGAAAAGTTCTATCAAGCACAATATGAATTGGGCGAAAGTTATTATCAAACCAAGAATTTTACGAAAGCCAAATTGGTTTTAGGGGAAATTGCCAATGCTCAAAATGATTACCAGGAAGATGCTCAAGTAAGAATTGCTCAGATTTTATTGAGTGAAAACAACAGTTCTGAAGCGAAAATTTATTTGGAAAATCTCGCCAACTCATCGAATGTGACGATTAAAAATTTCGCGAGTATAGAATTGATGAAGATTTATGCAGAAGAAAAGAATTTTTCACAAGCAGAAAAATTTGCGAATGAAGTCCTGAAATATTCCAAAAATTCAGCAGCAGTTTTAGAACAGGCGAAGGTTATTAAAGCCAGAAGTTTGATGAATCAAGGCAAAGATAAAGACGCACAAACTGCTTATGCTGCGTTAGAAAAATCTGCAAATACAGAAGTTGCAGCAGAAGCACTTTATGCAAAAGCGTTTTATCAAAATAAAGGAAAGGCTTTCAAATCTTCCAATGAAACCATCTTTAAACTAGCGAATAATTATGCTTCAGAAGAATTTTGGGGTGCAAAAGCTTTGGTGTTGATGGCAAGAAATTATTTGGCGCTGAAAGACAACTATCAAGCAAGTTATACTTGTGATCAAATCATAGAAAACTATCAAGATTTCCCAGAAATTGTTTCAGAAGCTAGGGAAGTGAAAGCGATGATTAAGTAATTTGATAATGAATTTAACTGTAAAGAAAATGAACAAAAACATAAAAATATTATCTCTCGTTTTGGTAGGAATTTCTCAGTTTTCTTTGGCTCAAATCAAAGAAGAAAGATTGATTCTCGACAGAAAACGTGAACCTGAAGTGAAGAAAATCGAAAAGAAAAAAACTTCGGTAGAAACAGAGAAAAATTATCCTCCGAAAGAAAAAGAGCAGGAACCTGTGGAATATAAAATTACCAATGTTCCGATGGTTTCAGATTTTAAAACATCTACGATTGAAGGAGAAGATATTTCCCCGAAATTCAATACAGACAGTCAGAGAAACTATTTTCAGGCAGGGTATGGCAATTATTCTAAATTTCTGGCAGACGGAAATATTTCTCATCAGTTAGACAAAAATACAGAAGTGGGAATAGACGTTCACGGAATCACTACGAATGGTTTAGAAAAAGAATACGATTGGAGTTCTAAGCAAAGTGATTTTAATGTGGCAGCGTTCATTACCTCGAATACAGAAAAAGGAAAAGCCAATATTTCCGCAGATTTTGGAAACCATAACTACAATTATTATGGTATTTACACCTTGAAACCAGCTGCGGATATTGATTTAAAGCAAAGTTACAATGAATTGAAAATCAATGGTTATTATGATTTTTTCAAAAACAATTGGATAAATGACATCCGATTTAAATCGTCTATGTTGGTAGACCATTTCGATGCGAAAGAAACTTCTGGTGAAGGTCAAATCAACTTTTCGAAATATGATTTGCCTCTTTTTTCGGCGCAAGACATGAAAATTAATGCAGATTTGGGCGTGAAATTATCGACTCAAACATCAACTTTTGAATTGCTGAACAAAAATGAATCCCAATTTTTGCTTTTTGCCATGACTCCGAAACTGTCTTTCTACAAAGGAAATTCTTATTTGGCAATTGGTTCAGATTTTTCTTTCATCAACGGAAAAAATGCGGATAAAAACACACCAGAAGCTAAAGCCAACAATTTCAGATGGTTTCCTTTTGCAGAAGTATTGTATGAAGCTACTGAACAATATAAATTTTACGCAGGAATAGATGGTGGTGTAAAAATGAATTCTTATTCGAGTTTATTGCAAGAAAATCCGTTTTTGGTATCAGATGTTGTGCTGAAACCTACAGAAACCAAATATCACTTCTATCTTGGTTTAAAAGGAGATGTAGAACAAACCTTTAAATATGATGTAAATGCGGGGTTCAGCGAACTTAGAAATGCGCAATTTTTCAAAGCGAATGATTTATTTGACTATGTAAACACGCTTAATCGTTCTGCTTATAATTTTGCGAATACTTTTTCAGCGATTTATGATGACGGAACATTGAGCGAGGTGAAAGGAAGTGTACAATATTTCCCGTTGCAAAATTTGGTTTTAGATGCAGAACTTCACTTCATGAAATTTAAATTAGACCATCTCAATGAGGTGTATTATAAACCAGTGGTTCAAACTACAATTGGCGCGAAATATTCATTGTTGGACAGAAAGTTAAATCTAGGTTTCAAAGGGATTTTTGTGTCAGAAAGGTCTACTAATTCTTTCAGTGTAGTGACTACATTTCCTGAGTTTTCAATTCAAGAAAAAACCAAAGAATCTTTGCCTTCTTATTTAGATGTAAACCTGAATGCTGATTATAAAATCAATAAAAACTTCACCGTTTTTATAATGGGAAACAACTTGTTGAATAAAAAATACGAACACTATTTAGGTTACAAAGTTCTTGGAGCACAAGTTTTGGGCGGTTTAAGGATTGCTTTTTAAAGGGAAACCATTATTTTTGCAATCTAAAATCTAAAATTATAAATAAAACAGGCCGCATAGTTTAATGGATAGAACTACGGATTTCGGCTCCGTCAGTGAGGGTTCGAATCCTTCTGTGGTCACTTTTTAATGCTTTTTGTGCATTGAATTTTTAAAATAAAGAAAATCAGTCATCTATATTTTAAAACGCAAAGATTTATTTTATAAAATTCTTTTTTAGTGAGCAAAGATTTCCCAATGAATTGGGATGATGAAGCGAACGATTCAAAAGTGAATTGATTCACTTACTTTGCTTTTTAATCTTTAACATACAGAATTACTGTACTTTGCGTTTTAGAAATATTTCTAATAGAGAACTGATTTTTGATATTTATTTAATCAATAGAAACGGACTTTAGTCCGTTTTTTTTATTTTTGGTAAGATAGTTGGCTTTAGCCAAAACCTGAAAATGAACTTTTTAGCAATTTAAACTGACAATTTTCATATGGAGAGTTGTCTTTTTTTTGTGTAACTTTAATGTATTAAAAAAATGTTCAACCATTTAATCTTAACAATATGGAAAATCATACATTAACTCACGAATTCCCAGAATATGTTCAAAAAATCGCAGAGCTGAAAGCTTCAGATGAAAAATTCTTAAAAATGTATGTGAACTACGAAGAAGTGAATGCACTGATTTCTCACTACGAAGAAGGCGAACAAAATCACACCACTGATGAGCATCTTACAGATTTAAGAAAGAAAAGAGTTCATCTGAAAGACGATATTTATAATTATTTACATCAGAATTAATTTCTGAAACTTTTACCGAAAAAATATAATTAAAGCGACTCAAAAGGTCGCTTTTTTATTTTAACTTAAATATTTAAAAGAAAAAGTTTCCCTCTTTCAAAGGGGTGGCATTCCGAATATCGGATTGACGTGGTGTTTTTATATTTTTTAAAAAAACACTAAAAGTGCATTTCTACTTGGCTTTTTTTACTTTTTAATTGGCTCTTTACAAAATCATCGTCAACTGTATCCTCTTTCTTGCTTCGTCTATTTCCAGAACTTTTACCTGAACGTGCTGATGCAATTTCACCACTTCATTTACATCAGATACAAAACCGTCTTTCAGTTGAGAAATATGCACCAAACCACTTTCTTTAATCCCTAAATCTACGAAACAACCAAAAGCGGTGATATTATTCACAATTCCGGGTAAAATCATTCCGATATGCAAATCTTTGATGGTTTTTACATTTCGGTCAAACTCGAAGACTTTAGCAGATTTTCTAGGATCTAATCCGGGTTTTAAGAGTTCTTTCAAAATATCTTTAATTCCTAAAATTCCAATATCTTCGGTAATATATTTTTCTGGATTAATTTGGTCAATTTTCTCTTTATTGGCAATCAATTCTTCAGTTTTTAAACCCAAATCTTTCGCCATTTGTTCTACAATTTTATAAGCTTCAGGATGAACTGCCGAATTATCCAAAGGATTTTTAGCATTTTTAATCCTTACAAAAGCTGCCGCTTGTTGATAAGCTTTTTCACCTAACCTTGGTACTTTTTTCAAATCTTTTCTGGACGTGAAAGCGCCATTTTCTGCTCTGTAATTCACAATGTTTTCTGCCATTTTTTCGCCAATTCCTGAAACGTAGGATAGGAGAGATTTACTTGCGGTATTCAGGTTGATTCCCACAGAGTTTACACAAAAAATCACGGTATTGTCTAGTTTTTCCTTGAGTTTAGTTTGATCTACATCATGTTGATATTGTCCAACTCCAATTGATTTTGGGTCTATTTTTACGAGTTCTGCTATAGGATCAGAAAGTCTTCTGCCAATAGAAACCGCACCACGAACCGTCACATCATAATTCGGGAATTCTTCTCTGGCAATTTTACTCGCAGAATACACAGAAGCGCCTGCTTCAGAAACCACAAAAACCTGCAAATCTCTGTCAAAACCAATTTTCTTGATAAACTGTTCCGTTTCTCTACTTGCCGTTCCGTTTCCTATGGAAATCGCTTCAATATTGCAAGAATTGACCAAAGATTTTATCTTTTTCATCGCCATTCCCGTTTCGTTTTGTGGAGCATGAGGAAAAATGGTTTCGTTGTGTAAAATATCGCCTTTTTCATCCAAACAAACCACTTTACAGCCTGTTCTGTAACCTGGGTCAATCGCCAAAATTCGTTTTTCACCAAGCGGAGCAGCCAATAATAATTGTTGAAGATTTTCTGCAAAAACGTCAATCGCTTTTTGGTCGGCTTTTTCTTTGGCTTCCTGCAAAGTTTCATTGGAAATGGCAGGTTCCAACAATCTTTTGTAAGCGTCTGCAATCGCCAATGCTATTTGTTGGGCGCACTCGTTTTGGCTTTTAATCACAGCATTTTCCAAGATTTCTAAGGCTTCTTCCTTTTCTACTGAAACCGAAACTTTTACAAAACCTTCGTTTTCAGCTCTTAGCATCGCTAGCAATCGGTGAGAAGGTGTTCTGTTCAAAGGTTCTTGCCAATCAAAATATTGAGAGAATTTCTGTGCGTCTTCTTCATCTTTTTTGTCCCGAAACTTCGGGACGACTTTGGCAGAAATCACCGCTTTTCTTTGGAAGAGTCTTCTCAGATTTTTACGGATGTAAAGGTTTTCATTGAGCCATTCTGCAATAATATCTCTTGCACCTTGCAATGCTTCGTCTTCATCGGCAACATCTTTGTTCAAATATTTGGAAGCGAGATATGCTACATCATCCGATTTTTGAGACATAATGATTTTTGCCAAAGGCTCTAATCCTTTTTCTCTTGCAGCATCAGCTTTGGTTTTCTTGCGTTTTTTATAAGGAAGATAAAGGTCTTCCAATTCCTGTAAGTCAAAGCTTTGATTGATTTTCTGTTGAAGTTCTGGCGTTAAAGCATTTTGTTCTTCTATTGATTTTAAGATGCTTTCTTTACGTTTTACAATTTCATCAAAACTTTTATTGAGTTTAAAAATGTTTTCGATGGCTACTTCATCCAGATTGCCTGTTTTGTCTTTTCGGTATCGGGCGATGAATGGAATGGTACAGTCTTCAGCAAGTAACTGAAGCGTGTTTTCTATGCTTTTGCTAGGAATGGGTAAACGTTCCTGAATGTATTTCTCTACGGTCATTCTCTCAATTTTCAGTGTGCTAAAATACGAGGTGTTTTTGGAATAATCAATTTTTGGGTGTCTTGTTTTGTCCACTTTTGACCAGTTTTGTCTGTGCTGCTTTTGGTTTTCTTCGAGAGTTCTTCGATAATTGTTCGGGTGTTCTTCGGAAAAAAAGATGTTTTTCCGAAGAACTGTAGAAGAAGAGTGGGAGAAGAGTAAAAGAATTGAAATAAATGATACATATAAAAATGAGTTAAATCTCATAGAATTAGAGCCTGTAATTAAATTACTAAATAGAGAATAATAAAAGATGGTTTTTATTTAAAATTTCTTAATTTTGAGAAAACTTACTATGAAACTTATAAACATAAAATTACAGATTGCGTTAATTACAAATGATGATGAATAAGTTTGGCTCAAAGTCGGGAGAATCTTTGCGCAGCGGGTGGGTTAGCTGAAACCAAGTAAGTGCATCGTACACAATTATCATCTAATATATTAGTTAATGTATTTGAAAAATTAAATAAAAAAATTAAATAAAAATGAAGTCACAAAAATTTTTTATTAAATACAAATGTATTATTAGATTATGTATGGCATTATTGATTGTTTCTAGTTGTAACCAGTTTGACAAATCTGACTCGAAAATTGCAATCAAAAAATATGTACAACGGACATTTTATCAACCTAAAACATATAATGCAATAAGATACTATCCACCAATGGAAATGAAAGTTTCTACTGATCCAAAAGACAGAAACAATTCTTCATTATCAGAAGACAAAAATAAAATTGTGGATGGTTGGGGAATTGCAGTTGATATAACTGCAATGACTCGTAATGGTGATGTAAGTAGTCAATCGGCCGCATTCTATCTTAATGCGAAGTGCGATAGTGTAATTTTCTCAGATGTCGCACCACAATTTTTGAAAGCAGATTCTTTAAGTATTTTTGGTTCAGTACGCTAATACTCCCCCCGCTGGTGCGAGCGTCTCGCTCGTACCCATAACAATAAAATATGAGCAGAAAATATAAATTTCACGAAAAAGATGGTGCTTATTTCATAAGCTTTGCTATCGTATTTTGGATAGACCTTTTTACGCGGATGGAGTATTTTGATATAGTAATATCCCCCCGCTGGTGCGAGCGTCTCGCTCGTACCCATAACAATAAAATATGAGCAGAAAATATAAATTTCACGA is part of the Cloacibacterium normanense genome and encodes:
- a CDS encoding tetratricopeptide repeat protein, whose product is MNQRNKILLLSAISLSGLSMAQQSQFFADKEQYRFNLAENLYQNKIYAASQYEFSRQYFFNQNLENSKKETARFFSNVIGVILAQNHAEDGLDAFIKDYPKSALFAQANLPLADYYLAKKDFPKALETLQKVNQYQLDKQENTQYILKLGYAKFMTGDSNGAIDALEEAYKNAEEKGDIAYMLGHLYYANQQNEKAFQFFDEIKNNEKYAKLVKPYYVQLYFNEKDYEKAIVEGNDLLQEDISSAYKAEVHKIIGESYFMQKQYAEAYPHLKAYLQTQQNPSESDLYEMGFVAANLQKFDEAISYYNQLVNSNSAFSQNAYYQLGNAYLEVGKKQEALAAFRSAKEMTYDKNVSKLAHEQYAKLSYDIGNPFESPQIAIKSYLEKYGYSKELEQLLVKSYLYSGDYKGTIKAIEELTGVDSQTEKIYQEVLFLYGTELFNKGELDAAEQNFKKSLKYNLNKTFNLRAQYWLAQTYYQKGDYATAIYGFEKLDRNEEEFPEKRQLSYDLGYAYFKSKNFPKAKEYFKEYLKNPKPEFKSDAELRLADTYYAGNELNEAIAIYNKTEGANDYTQFQKAMAIGFKGDTEAKIVELKKLISNYKNSEYQDDAYYELGTSYASIDQFQNSSDAFSQVIKLSTDKDLVANAEIYRAQNFEDLNQPEKALAELKSLGNKYKNTAYAEKIVAAAKPIYLKNGDASGYEYFAKNMGVNIAQTDLDEINLSLAQQQFAKKEYAKAIPNYEKFLTQNPTGEKFYQAQYELGESYYQTKNFTKAKLVLGEIANAQNDYQEDAQVRIAQILLSENNSSEAKIYLENLANSSNVTIKNFASIELMKIYAEEKNFSQAEKFANEVLKYSKNSAAVLEQAKVIKARSLMNQGKDKDAQTAYAALEKSANTEVAAEALYAKAFYQNKGKAFKSSNETIFKLANNYASEEFWGAKALVLMARNYLALKDNYQASYTCDQIIENYQDFPEIVSEAREVKAMIK
- a CDS encoding TonB-dependent receptor; amino-acid sequence: MNKNIKILSLVLVGISQFSLAQIKEERLILDRKREPEVKKIEKKKTSVETEKNYPPKEKEQEPVEYKITNVPMVSDFKTSTIEGEDISPKFNTDSQRNYFQAGYGNYSKFLADGNISHQLDKNTEVGIDVHGITTNGLEKEYDWSSKQSDFNVAAFITSNTEKGKANISADFGNHNYNYYGIYTLKPAADIDLKQSYNELKINGYYDFFKNNWINDIRFKSSMLVDHFDAKETSGEGQINFSKYDLPLFSAQDMKINADLGVKLSTQTSTFELLNKNESQFLLFAMTPKLSFYKGNSYLAIGSDFSFINGKNADKNTPEAKANNFRWFPFAEVLYEATEQYKFYAGIDGGVKMNSYSSLLQENPFLVSDVVLKPTETKYHFYLGLKGDVEQTFKYDVNAGFSELRNAQFFKANDLFDYVNTLNRSAYNFANTFSAIYDDGTLSEVKGSVQYFPLQNLVLDAELHFMKFKLDHLNEVYYKPVVQTTIGAKYSLLDRKLNLGFKGIFVSERSTNSFSVVTTFPEFSIQEKTKESLPSYLDVNLNADYKINKNFTVFIMGNNLLNKKYEHYLGYKVLGAQVLGGLRIAF
- a CDS encoding YdcH family protein; translation: MENHTLTHEFPEYVQKIAELKASDEKFLKMYVNYEEVNALISHYEEGEQNHTTDEHLTDLRKKRVHLKDDIYNYLHQN
- a CDS encoding Tex family protein; amino-acid sequence: MTVEKYIQERLPIPSKSIENTLQLLAEDCTIPFIARYRKDKTGNLDEVAIENIFKLNKSFDEIVKRKESILKSIEEQNALTPELQQKINQSFDLQELEDLYLPYKKRKKTKADAAREKGLEPLAKIIMSQKSDDVAYLASKYLNKDVADEDEALQGARDIIAEWLNENLYIRKNLRRLFQRKAVISAKVVPKFRDKKDEEDAQKFSQYFDWQEPLNRTPSHRLLAMLRAENEGFVKVSVSVEKEEALEILENAVIKSQNECAQQIALAIADAYKRLLEPAISNETLQEAKEKADQKAIDVFAENLQQLLLAAPLGEKRILAIDPGYRTGCKVVCLDEKGDILHNETIFPHAPQNETGMAMKKIKSLVNSCNIEAISIGNGTASRETEQFIKKIGFDRDLQVFVVSEAGASVYSASKIAREEFPNYDVTVRGAVSIGRRLSDPIAELVKIDPKSIGVGQYQHDVDQTKLKEKLDNTVIFCVNSVGINLNTASKSLLSYVSGIGEKMAENIVNYRAENGAFTSRKDLKKVPRLGEKAYQQAAAFVRIKNAKNPLDNSAVHPEAYKIVEQMAKDLGLKTEELIANKEKIDQINPEKYITEDIGILGIKDILKELLKPGLDPRKSAKVFEFDRNVKTIKDLHIGMILPGIVNNITAFGCFVDLGIKESGLVHISQLKDGFVSDVNEVVKLHQHVQVKVLEIDEARKRIQLTMIL